Below is a genomic region from Neisseria arctica.
ATTCTTATGCTGGTAAGGCTTATGTACGATCACCGCTATAACGACTGGTTGAGCTTTATTGCTCCTTTCGTCGGTGCTCTGTTATGGCCTCTGTTGAGTAAGATAATGCTCACTATTTTGAATTCGCGACGTTTACGCTAATGAAAACGCCACGCCAATATCCGCTTTCCAATCAGGATCAAAATATCAGCAAGCGTGATTACATTCTACGCTTGCTGGTAGCACTTGGCCTGATTATCGTATGTTTCGCTATCCTTACCGCACGCTTTGTTTACCTGCAAATCATCAAGCATGATGAATTTGCAGCCCGAGCTACCACTAACCGAATTTCATTAATCCCGACCCCACCTATACGCGGCGAAGTCGTTGATATCAACGGTGTGGTTTTAGCCCATAACTACCCGGCTTATTCGCTTGAGTTGGTTCCCAGCAATTTGGAAGGCAAAATCGACGATACTATCGAAGCCTTGCGCAGCTATGTAGATATTAGCGAAGCAGACTTACGCCGCTTTCGGAAATTCCGTGCGGAATTCCGCTCCTACGAAAAAATCCCTCTCAAACTTAAACTCACTCCTGATGAAGCCGGGCGTTTGGCGGCACAGCTTTATCGCTTTAAAGGGGTAGAAATCAACGCCCGAACTTTTCGTGAATACCCTTACGGCCAGCTAACGGCGCATTTTCTCGGTTATATCGGCCGCATCAGTGATAGAGATCAAAAAAAGCTGGATGAGGAGTCTCTTACCGCTTTATATCGCGGTAGCACCCACATTGGCAAATCAGGGTTGGAAAGTTATTACGAACGCCAACTGCATGGATTTCCCGGCTACCAAGAAGTAGAAAAAGATGCTTACGGTAATGTAGTGCGTATCTTAAAAACCGTGCCGGCAAAAACAGGACAGACACTGCGTTTGGCTATGGATATCCGTCTCCAACAAGAAGCGGATCGTTTAATGAACGGCCGCCGCGGTGCGATGGTGGCGATTGATCCGCAAACCGGCGGGGTACTGGCTTTTATATCCAAACCCTCGTTCGACCCCAATCTGTTTATCGACGGCATTGATACGGAAACATGGAAAAGTCTGAATGAAGATTGGCAGCGCCCTTTAATTAATCGGGTAACACAAGGCCTTTATCCTCCGGGCTCAACCTTCAAACCGTTTATGGGTATGGCTTTGCTTGAAAGTGGAAAAATTACCCAAAATACAGTTATTCCGGCTCCCGGCGCATGGAGCATACCCGGCTCACGCCACCTATTCCGTGATTCGGTACGCAGCGGACACGGCTCGGCAAATCTCAGCAAAGCCATTCAGGTATCTTCGGATACTTTTTTCTATCGCTTAGGCTATGAAATGGGGATTGATAAAACCGCCCCCTACCTGGCTGAATTTGGCCTCGGTGAACAAACCGGTATCGATTTGCCCAATGAATACCGCGGTGTCCTACCTACTCGAGAGTGGAAAGCACAACGCTTTGCCAAATCGAAAAACCCCGCAGCCCGTGAATGGAAAGCCTCCGAAATGGTGTCTATCAGTATCGGCCAAGGTTATAACACTTACACTCCTCTGCAAATGGCCCATGCGACAGCCTCCTTAGCCAATAACGGTGTGGTTTACCGCCCGCACATGGTCAAAGAGCTGCTGGATCACGAACGCCGCCAAATTACGCTGATAGACCCCAAGCCTACGCGCTCTATTCCTTTTAGCCGAAGCAATTTCGAGTATGTCAAACAAAGTATGGTCAAGGTATTACGTCCCGGCGGTACTGCATGGAGCATCGGCAGCGGACTGCAATACAGTATGGGCGGAAAAACCGGTACGGCTCAAGTCGTACAAATCAAGCAAGGGCAAACCTATAATGCCGCTGCTTTGGCCGAACAACACCGCGACCATGCTTGGTTCATTTCTTTCGCTCCGGTAGAAAACCCCAAAATCGCCGTGGCTGTTATTTTGGAAAACGGCGGTTGGGGTGCAAGTGCCGCCCCTCTTGCACGGCAGCTTTCCGACTTTTATCTGTTGAAACTAAAAGGCGGCAAAGATAACAATCTGCCCCCTGCTACGGGTGGCAAACAAACTGTCGAAAACCCTTTATTAACAGTCGATGAGCCGCCGAAAAAAAATATTTCATCGCCTTTTCAAAAGGCATTTGAAGCCGCACACGAAAATATTTCGGGAGTTTCTCAGTGACCAGTGAAACCCTTTTTCAAAAAATCAAGCGCATGATCTGGCAACCGATGGATGCTTGGCTGTTTTACGCCATGTTGATCATCTACATCATGAGCTTGTTTTTATTGTATTCTGCAGACGGCCAAGAAATCGGCCAACTGGAAAATAAAACCTTGCATACCGTACTCGGTTTTGCTTTGCTCTGGACCATCGCCCGTATTCGTCCTCAGATTTTGGCAAACTTCGCTCCTCCGGCTTATATTGCAGGCGTTATCTTACTCTTGGGCGTGCACTTTTTCGGCATCACGGTAAACGGTTCCACCCGTTGGCTCAATATAGGTATTGGTCGAATCCAGCCGTCTGAAATCATGAAAATCGCCCTGCCGATGATGGTAGCTTGGTATTTGCAAAAATATGAATTATCACTGCGCTGGTATCATTATATCGGTGCGATTGCCATTGTTATCATTCCCGGGGCACTGATTTTGAAACAGCCAGACTTGGGAACGGCAACCTTGATT
It encodes:
- the mrdA gene encoding penicillin-binding protein 2, whose product is MKTPRQYPLSNQDQNISKRDYILRLLVALGLIIVCFAILTARFVYLQIIKHDEFAARATTNRISLIPTPPIRGEVVDINGVVLAHNYPAYSLELVPSNLEGKIDDTIEALRSYVDISEADLRRFRKFRAEFRSYEKIPLKLKLTPDEAGRLAAQLYRFKGVEINARTFREYPYGQLTAHFLGYIGRISDRDQKKLDEESLTALYRGSTHIGKSGLESYYERQLHGFPGYQEVEKDAYGNVVRILKTVPAKTGQTLRLAMDIRLQQEADRLMNGRRGAMVAIDPQTGGVLAFISKPSFDPNLFIDGIDTETWKSLNEDWQRPLINRVTQGLYPPGSTFKPFMGMALLESGKITQNTVIPAPGAWSIPGSRHLFRDSVRSGHGSANLSKAIQVSSDTFFYRLGYEMGIDKTAPYLAEFGLGEQTGIDLPNEYRGVLPTREWKAQRFAKSKNPAAREWKASEMVSISIGQGYNTYTPLQMAHATASLANNGVVYRPHMVKELLDHERRQITLIDPKPTRSIPFSRSNFEYVKQSMVKVLRPGGTAWSIGSGLQYSMGGKTGTAQVVQIKQGQTYNAAALAEQHRDHAWFISFAPVENPKIAVAVILENGGWGASAAPLARQLSDFYLLKLKGGKDNNLPPATGGKQTVENPLLTVDEPPKKNISSPFQKAFEAAHENISGVSQ